The following are encoded together in the Acinetobacter radioresistens DSM 6976 = NBRC 102413 = CIP 103788 genome:
- a CDS encoding tetratricopeptide repeat protein codes for MKKIYLTIFGFVISLGVQAQNNPMDTADVYPLWEQYYQVESQDTNKADSLLNQIALKTPNDPKVWKTWAYLALRQNDNNKALEYINRSLALDSSDDQLLMQKAYLLNVANRNDEALVIFKQLQSSSNQEIASQSKQAVQNLSGTGNTSAKKTFADVYFSPSYEGRYDTTILPLKIRYGRYFDENNQGQIYGFASVNRDTRSTGGARPEIIDQNAAIVGLGVNYRPWKWPVYLYLEAGGSYDLIDLNRKKFRESINGGLTGYQEWYWGMDQASHMPAQQSNQYFAELYGNAAAYSREDYNLISDLRLRTGWNFNYNDWGNIQAYVKLHTINDSEQEYYNNIAEIGPGIAWQPAGLPLKLRIEQMYGKYVNGTPASVDSSFDNTRVELTFYRSF; via the coding sequence ATGAAAAAAATCTACTTAACGATTTTTGGGTTTGTGATAAGTTTAGGGGTACAGGCTCAAAATAACCCAATGGATACCGCTGACGTTTATCCATTGTGGGAGCAGTATTACCAGGTTGAAAGTCAGGATACTAATAAAGCAGACAGTTTACTTAACCAGATTGCCCTAAAGACACCAAATGATCCTAAAGTCTGGAAAACTTGGGCATACTTGGCCTTGCGTCAAAATGATAATAATAAAGCCTTAGAATATATTAATCGTTCGCTTGCCTTAGACTCATCTGATGATCAGCTTCTCATGCAAAAAGCTTATTTGTTAAATGTGGCGAATAGAAATGATGAAGCACTCGTTATATTCAAGCAATTACAAAGCTCTTCCAATCAGGAAATTGCATCCCAGTCTAAACAGGCGGTACAGAACCTGTCAGGAACAGGTAATACGTCAGCCAAGAAAACCTTTGCTGATGTTTATTTCTCGCCTTCTTATGAAGGACGTTATGACACTACAATTTTACCGTTAAAGATTCGTTATGGCCGTTATTTCGATGAAAACAATCAAGGCCAGATCTATGGATTTGCCAGTGTCAATCGTGATACCCGTTCCACAGGCGGCGCCCGTCCAGAAATTATTGACCAGAATGCCGCCATAGTAGGTTTGGGGGTAAACTACCGTCCGTGGAAATGGCCTGTTTACCTATATCTGGAAGCAGGTGGTAGCTATGATCTGATTGATCTGAACCGGAAAAAATTTAGGGAAAGCATTAATGGTGGTTTAACAGGCTATCAGGAGTGGTACTGGGGGATGGATCAGGCCAGCCATATGCCAGCTCAGCAAAGTAATCAGTATTTTGCTGAACTTTATGGTAATGCCGCTGCTTATTCACGTGAGGATTATAATCTGATCAGTGATTTGCGATTACGGACAGGCTGGAATTTTAACTATAATGATTGGGGTAATATACAGGCTTATGTGAAACTGCATACCATTAATGATAGTGAACAGGAATATTATAATAACATAGCAGAAATAGGGCCCGGCATCGCATGGCAACCAGCAGGGCTGCCGTTAAAACTACGTATTGAACAAATGTACGGGAAATATGTTAATGGAACCCCGGCATCTGTAGATAGTAGCTTTGATAATACCCGTGTTGAATTAACGTTTTACCGGAGTTTCTAA
- the wecB gene encoding non-hydrolyzing UDP-N-acetylglucosamine 2-epimerase produces the protein MLIHISFIFGTRPELIKLAPVILQARQDFRFEVSVVFTGQHLELVRDAIDFFQIEIDHHLQVMQPGKSLNILLSTALTELDRVYTQMSKCDAIVVQGDTTTVLAGALVAFNLNIGLAHVEAGLRSFDLLHPFPEEGNRQLVSRLARWHFAPTALSASNLLQENVPEEHIFVTGNTVVDAIYSAREIMQASSQQSQQRLKRLSLNLQEKNKLVLITAHRRENFGQGIQNICQAIHELCQRYPELHFAWPVHLNPHVHTVAHQEFAQHPQVHLLSPLDYPDLLAILQASYLIMTDSGGIQEESPTYQKPVLILRDVTERPEVVEAGCGVLVGTDVTKIVQEFSRLMDDHSYYLQHAEVENPFGDGRASGRILEQIIKDLNPASS, from the coding sequence ATGCTAATACATATTTCTTTTATTTTCGGAACTCGCCCTGAACTGATTAAGCTGGCTCCAGTAATTTTACAAGCACGACAAGATTTCCGTTTCGAAGTAAGTGTAGTATTTACCGGGCAGCATCTAGAATTGGTACGTGATGCTATAGATTTTTTCCAGATTGAAATTGACCATCATCTACAGGTCATGCAGCCGGGCAAAAGCTTGAATATTTTATTGAGCACGGCTCTAACCGAACTGGACCGTGTCTATACCCAAATGTCAAAATGTGATGCTATTGTGGTGCAGGGCGACACAACAACAGTACTGGCTGGTGCTTTAGTCGCATTTAATTTAAATATTGGACTGGCTCATGTAGAAGCTGGTTTGCGCTCTTTCGATTTGCTGCATCCTTTTCCAGAAGAAGGAAATCGTCAGTTAGTATCTCGTCTGGCACGCTGGCATTTTGCCCCGACTGCACTTTCGGCCAGTAACTTGTTACAGGAAAATGTGCCTGAAGAACATATTTTTGTCACAGGTAATACGGTAGTAGATGCCATATACAGTGCGCGTGAGATTATGCAGGCTTCTTCACAACAATCTCAACAGCGTTTAAAAAGACTTAGCTTAAATCTGCAGGAAAAAAATAAACTGGTTCTAATTACTGCCCATCGACGTGAAAATTTTGGGCAGGGTATACAGAATATATGTCAGGCCATACATGAGCTATGTCAACGTTATCCAGAGTTGCATTTTGCCTGGCCAGTTCATCTTAATCCGCATGTGCATACAGTTGCTCATCAGGAGTTCGCTCAACATCCGCAGGTACATTTACTTAGTCCATTAGATTATCCTGACCTGCTTGCTATTTTGCAGGCCTCATATCTGATTATGACAGATTCTGGAGGGATTCAGGAGGAAAGTCCAACCTATCAAAAACCAGTTCTTATTTTACGGGATGTCACTGAACGTCCAGAAGTAGTGGAGGCTGGTTGTGGTGTTCTGGTTGGCACAGATGTGACTAAAATCGTTCAGGAATTTTCACGACTGATGGATGATCATTCATATTACCTTCAGCATGCTGAAGTTGAAAACCCATTTGGTGATGGCCGGGCATCGGGTCGCATTCTTGAGCAGATTATCAAAGATTTAAACCCTGCTTCCTCTTAA